The DNA window GACCACGTACCGATTTAATACACTTCAAGTTTAACTTTTGACGAAGTTTTTTTACAAATGAATCAACCTTACGTAAATTAGATTCAGTATGTTCTTTCCAAATTGTCTCAATAATTTGTTCTCTTTTTAATAATTTGTTTTTATTCTCTAAAAATAATTTTAATAAATTAAATTCTAATTGAGTAACATGAATTGCTTTTGAATGATGATAAATTGTATTTTGTTCAAAATTAATTTCAATGTTTTCAACATAACTTACTAAATTACCCTCTTTTGATTGATAAGCAACCTGTTCTCTTTTTTCTAATAAAGTAAGTAAACGATATTCAGTAAGTTTCAAATCATTCTTTTTGCGAATAAACTCTTTGATATTTGATTCAAAATAATTACTCAAATTTAAGTTAGCGAAACATTCCCCT is part of the Bacilli bacterium PM5-9 genome and encodes:
- a CDS encoding DNA-binding response OmpR family regulator (product_source=COG0745; cath_funfam=1.10.10.10,3.40.50.2300; cog=COG0745; pfam=PF00486; superfamily=46894,52172); translation: MPTILLLSKDTDYRDLMISHFSKSNFEILYTDTIKDCVELIETNKVDLVLCDHFFGNVSICQVAEIVHSIDMTIIMVSLGECFANLNLSNYFESNIKEFIRKKNDLKLTEYRLLTLLEKREQVAYQSKEGNLVSYVENIEINFEQNTIYHHSKAIHVTQLEFNLLKLFLENKNKLLKREQIIETIWKEHTESNLRKVDSFVKKLRQKLNLKCIKSVRGLGYKWIE